The Plantactinospora sp. KBS50 sequence CATCGCGCCCCCCGTTGGATTGATCGTTGCCATTCCTGCCGCGACCGCGGTGGCCGTGGTGTTCATCAGATGGCCGCAGCGCGGAATCTCGATGATCACCGCGGCCACCGCGGTATCGGCGATATCGCTCACGGTCGACATCGCCTACCCCGGGCCGCCCGGGCTCGCACTGTTCTGGCTGCCATTCGAGATGCTGGCTCTGTTGCTTCTGACCGGCATGACGATCCGGCTTGCCGGCGAGCGCAAGGCTCTCGTGAGTGGTGCGCCGTGCGTGCTCACGACGATCCTGCTGCCCCTACGGTTCACGCTGCGGATGGACCAGTCCGTGCTCAGCGGATCGATCATCATGATCGCACTGACCGTCTTTCCCACGGCCATAGCGATCGGCATCGGGTTCTATCTGCGCGGCCAGGACCACAAGCGTCGCCAGGCCGTTAGTACCGCCCGCCGCGACCAGCGGCTGCGGGTCGCCGGTGACCTGCACGACTTCGTGGCCCACGAGGTCACCGGCATCGTGCTCGAGGCACAGGCGGCCCAGCTCGAGCCGCTCGACGCCGAGCGGGCTCGGGCGATCTTCTCGCACATCGAGGTCGCGGGGCTGCGGGCGCTGGAGTCCATGGACCAGACCGTGCGGACCCTGCGTGACCCGAACGGCGACAGCAGCGAGGACGCCCCTCCGGTGCGGGTGTACCGCCTGGCCGACCTGCCCGCGCTGGTCGACCGGTTCTCCTCCGGCACGGCCATGACGGCGACCCTCGACCTGCCGGCCGAGCTGATCCACGCCCTCGACCCGGAGCGGGAGGCCGCGGCGTACGCGGTGGTGCTGGAAGCCCTGACCAACGTGCGGCGACACGCACCCCGCGCCGCCGAGGTA is a genomic window containing:
- a CDS encoding sensor histidine kinase, which produces MGSGSLAAWRDRHSWAAVLALLVLAPAIIAPPVGLIVAIPAATAVAVVFIRWPQRGISMITAATAVSAISLTVDIAYPGPPGLALFWLPFEMLALLLLTGMTIRLAGERKALVSGAPCVLTTILLPLRFTLRMDQSVLSGSIIMIALTVFPTAIAIGIGFYLRGQDHKRRQAVSTARRDQRLRVAGDLHDFVAHEVTGIVLEAQAAQLEPLDAERARAIFSHIEVAGLRALESMDQTVRTLRDPNGDSSEDAPPVRVYRLADLPALVDRFSSGTAMTATLDLPAELIHALDPEREAAAYAVVLEALTNVRRHAPRAAEVRVVLRPLPGPELEVLVDNDGRSGSGLVGSRTGGGTGLIGIEERVRALGGHLSAGHTDSGWQVRCAFPAPILAVTAPEPPTLALPPGQPGPYTAWK